Proteins encoded within one genomic window of Thermococcus celer Vu 13 = JCM 8558:
- a CDS encoding sulfite exporter TauE/SafE family protein, whose product MLRYVGYIGYFTVGVVIGILAALFGLGGGFLIVPTLNFLGVEIHHAVGTSSAAVVFTSLSSAIAYARQGRVHYKAGLLLASTAVFGAYIGAWMTGYISAGELKVIFGAALIPVAIRTYRKKTVEPDEVRLGEMRVNYPLVPVGGFFAGIASGLLGVGGGIINVPFLTYLGLPIHYAVATSSFAIVFTASAGALKHYAMGNVETVWLALLVPGLITGAQLGAGMAKRMKASSLRKAFAVVMALLALRMILKGLGLPVP is encoded by the coding sequence GTGCTAAGGTACGTTGGATACATCGGCTACTTCACGGTGGGCGTTGTCATCGGCATCCTCGCCGCTTTGTTCGGTCTCGGGGGCGGCTTTCTGATAGTTCCAACGCTGAACTTCCTCGGCGTCGAGATACACCATGCAGTTGGAACGTCGAGCGCGGCCGTGGTCTTCACATCCCTCAGCTCGGCAATAGCCTACGCGAGGCAGGGCAGGGTACACTACAAAGCAGGCCTTCTGCTGGCCTCGACGGCCGTGTTCGGTGCCTACATCGGCGCGTGGATGACGGGCTACATAAGCGCCGGGGAACTGAAGGTCATCTTTGGGGCCGCCCTTATACCCGTGGCCATCAGGACGTACAGGAAAAAGACGGTCGAGCCCGACGAGGTTAGGCTTGGGGAGATGAGGGTTAACTACCCCCTCGTTCCAGTCGGCGGCTTCTTCGCGGGGATAGCCAGCGGTCTCCTCGGCGTCGGCGGCGGCATAATAAACGTGCCCTTCTTGACCTACCTCGGCCTGCCGATACACTACGCCGTGGCGACGTCGAGCTTCGCGATAGTCTTCACGGCGAGCGCCGGTGCACTAAAGCACTATGCGATGGGCAACGTGGAGACGGTGTGGCTGGCCCTTCTCGTGCCGGGCCTCATCACCGGCGCCCAGCTCGGTGCGGGGATGGCGAAGCGGATGAAAGCCTCATCCCTGAGGAAAGCCTTCGCGGTCGTCATGGCCCTCCTGGCCCTCAGGATGATTCTGAAGGGCCTCGGCCTTCCGGTTCCTTAG
- a CDS encoding metallophosphoesterase, which translates to MRLIAVTDIHGDHRKSRKLAEVLREEEFDALLVAGDLTHFSGSGEARKVLKPLLELGKPLFAVHGNCDGRDVPELLSELGVNVHDNRVELGGIGIIGVGGSNVTPFHTLWELTEDEIQGILERNYRRGDIILSHVPPHGTVADRVHSGHHVGSRALREFIEREGPPLVVCGHIHEGRGIDRVGGTTVVNPGPLFRGYYAVVELERGKEVKVELKRL; encoded by the coding sequence ATGAGGTTAATCGCGGTGACCGACATCCACGGTGATCACAGGAAGTCAAGAAAACTCGCCGAGGTTCTACGGGAAGAAGAATTCGATGCCCTGCTTGTGGCGGGAGATTTAACGCACTTCAGCGGTTCTGGGGAGGCGAGAAAAGTCCTCAAGCCACTCCTTGAGCTCGGCAAACCGCTCTTCGCCGTCCACGGGAACTGCGATGGGCGGGACGTTCCGGAGCTTTTGAGCGAGCTCGGGGTAAACGTCCACGATAATCGGGTTGAACTCGGGGGAATTGGAATCATCGGAGTCGGAGGCTCGAACGTTACGCCGTTCCATACCCTCTGGGAGCTCACCGAGGACGAGATTCAGGGGATACTCGAACGGAACTACCGCAGAGGGGACATCATCCTCTCCCACGTCCCTCCCCACGGAACCGTGGCCGATAGGGTTCACTCCGGCCATCACGTCGGTAGCAGGGCGTTAAGGGAGTTCATCGAGAGGGAAGGCCCCCCTCTGGTCGTCTGCGGCCACATACACGAGGGGCGGGGAATCGACAGGGTCGGAGGAACAACCGTTGTGAACCCGGGCCCGCTCTTCAGGGGCTACTACGCCGTTGTGGAGCTCGAAAGGGGAAAGGAAGTAAAGGTGGAGTTAAAAAGGCTTTAG
- a CDS encoding carbamoyltransferase family protein: protein MILGIHDGHDAGAVLIDDDRVFAVNEERLNRVKKYRGFPELSVRKVMEMAGASPEDIEVIAVAGVFRKRKRLLELEGNLRRTFGPDFKGKVLFVEHHLAHSASAYYTSGWRDALAVSIDAAGDGLSSSIYVGRDGELVRIAQSTYLDSLGDFYASVTELLGFKPMRHEGKVMSLAAYGRPAYDLSSIIGLNGLSFDNHLGLIGVEATRRLAELFNYPLSRARETALRMKRGDLGGELQKRAIEIAASAQAHLEKLVGELGLRLRDRGLPVAYAGGVAQNVKANAVLRRILGDDNLWVFPAMDDGGLAFGAAVFVKAQFERLDGRWGPSRLRHVYLGPAYEKGEVEEFLRKEGAEFEEVDDVPGFVADALSEGRLVGFVAGGMEFGPRALGNRSILANPMEEGVKERLNVALRRDVFQPFAPSLLWEKAREYLEDLNGWPNEFMTMSYAAGEEFKELAPAVVHVDGTTRPQAVRREVNPVYYDLIKAFERRTGLGAVLNTSFNMHGEPIVCSPADALRTFRNAGLDLLVVEGFAVWN, encoded by the coding sequence ATGATTCTGGGGATCCACGACGGTCACGACGCCGGTGCGGTGCTAATCGATGACGATAGGGTATTCGCGGTGAACGAGGAGAGGCTCAACCGCGTCAAGAAGTACCGGGGTTTTCCGGAGCTGAGCGTCAGGAAGGTCATGGAGATGGCCGGCGCCTCCCCCGAGGATATAGAGGTCATAGCGGTCGCGGGGGTGTTCCGGAAGCGAAAAAGACTGCTCGAGCTGGAGGGGAACCTCAGGAGGACCTTCGGACCGGATTTCAAGGGGAAGGTTCTCTTCGTCGAGCACCACCTCGCCCACTCGGCCTCTGCCTACTACACCTCCGGCTGGCGCGATGCCCTCGCGGTGAGCATAGACGCCGCCGGCGACGGCCTGAGCTCCTCGATTTACGTCGGAAGGGACGGCGAACTGGTGAGGATAGCCCAGAGCACCTACCTCGACTCCCTCGGGGACTTCTACGCCTCCGTTACCGAGCTCTTGGGTTTCAAACCGATGCGCCACGAGGGCAAGGTGATGAGCCTGGCCGCCTACGGGAGGCCGGCCTACGACCTGAGCTCGATAATCGGGCTTAACGGCCTGAGCTTCGACAACCACCTCGGCCTCATCGGGGTCGAGGCAACGAGAAGGCTGGCGGAGCTCTTCAACTACCCGCTCAGCCGCGCCAGGGAGACAGCCCTCCGGATGAAGCGGGGGGACCTCGGGGGGGAGCTCCAGAAGAGGGCGATTGAGATAGCGGCGAGCGCCCAGGCGCATCTGGAGAAGCTCGTCGGAGAGCTCGGGCTCAGGCTGAGGGATAGGGGACTTCCGGTCGCCTACGCCGGTGGGGTCGCCCAGAACGTCAAGGCCAACGCCGTGCTGAGGCGTATCCTCGGCGACGATAACCTCTGGGTCTTTCCGGCGATGGACGACGGCGGGCTGGCCTTTGGAGCCGCGGTCTTCGTGAAGGCGCAGTTTGAGAGGCTCGACGGAAGGTGGGGACCGTCCAGGCTGAGGCACGTCTACCTCGGGCCGGCCTATGAAAAGGGAGAGGTCGAGGAGTTCCTTAGGAAGGAGGGCGCTGAGTTCGAGGAGGTCGATGACGTCCCGGGTTTCGTCGCCGATGCCCTATCGGAGGGCAGGCTCGTGGGCTTCGTGGCGGGGGGGATGGAGTTCGGACCGAGGGCCCTGGGTAACCGCTCGATCTTGGCGAACCCAATGGAAGAGGGGGTTAAGGAGAGGCTCAACGTCGCCCTCAGGAGGGACGTCTTCCAGCCCTTCGCGCCTTCCCTGCTCTGGGAAAAAGCTCGTGAGTACCTTGAGGACCTGAACGGATGGCCGAACGAGTTCATGACGATGAGCTACGCGGCGGGCGAGGAGTTCAAAGAGTTAGCACCTGCGGTCGTCCACGTGGACGGCACGACGAGGCCGCAGGCGGTGCGGAGGGAGGTCAACCCGGTTTACTACGATTTAATCAAAGCCTTCGAGCGGAGGACGGGACTGGGGGCGGTTCTCAACACGAGCTTCAACATGCACGGAGAACCCATAGTCTGCTCCCCGGCCGATGCCCTCAGGACTTTCAGGAACGCGGGGCTTGACCTGCTGGTCGTCGAGGGGTTCGCGGTTTGGAATTGA
- a CDS encoding helix-turn-helix transcriptional regulator, producing the protein MRVKVALILLITLVLLPGVSPYTVSSLVLTVYDDGYVKVEYELLPSEYSSQIELPLLGEHYENVIVEDGNGNPVNFELGNGSLLIYPGDAEVVNVSYYTPDLTSKEGMVWTLNVSTGDSFTVVLPENAIVVDLSDVPLEIAGNSITMPPGNQSISYTLNGRDSESAGETGNSTYPLTYPVILTALAVLGAVGGGYLLRRRKVEGKPMPSREEFEAKLENLDLNEEERRALLYIFDRGGRASQAEVREAIGLPKTTAWRMFRRLERKGLVRILKGKKENWVELRL; encoded by the coding sequence ATGAGGGTCAAGGTCGCACTCATCCTGCTGATAACGCTCGTTCTCCTGCCCGGGGTTAGCCCCTATACCGTCTCCTCCCTCGTTCTGACGGTTTACGATGACGGTTACGTTAAGGTTGAATACGAGCTCCTCCCCTCGGAGTACTCCTCCCAGATCGAGCTCCCCCTCCTCGGCGAACACTACGAGAACGTTATCGTTGAGGACGGGAACGGCAATCCCGTTAACTTCGAGCTCGGGAACGGGAGCCTTCTAATCTACCCAGGGGACGCCGAGGTGGTCAACGTCTCCTACTACACCCCCGACCTGACGTCGAAGGAGGGGATGGTGTGGACGCTCAACGTCTCCACCGGCGATTCCTTCACGGTGGTACTGCCTGAAAACGCTATAGTGGTTGACCTGAGTGACGTACCCCTCGAGATAGCCGGCAACTCGATAACCATGCCCCCCGGAAACCAGAGCATCTCGTACACGCTCAACGGCAGGGACTCCGAAAGTGCGGGTGAAACCGGGAATTCAACGTATCCCCTGACGTATCCGGTGATCCTAACAGCTCTGGCGGTTCTCGGTGCGGTCGGGGGCGGCTACCTGCTCCGGAGACGGAAGGTGGAAGGGAAGCCGATGCCGAGCAGGGAGGAGTTCGAGGCCAAACTCGAGAACCTCGACCTCAACGAGGAGGAAAGGCGCGCGTTGCTCTACATCTTCGACAGGGGCGGAAGGGCCAGCCAGGCGGAAGTTCGCGAGGCCATCGGCCTGCCCAAGACCACCGCGTGGAGGATGTTCAGGCGCCTCGAGAGGAAGGGGCTGGTGAGGATCCTCAAGGGCAAAAAGGAGAACTGGGTGGAGCTCAGGCTATGA
- a CDS encoding sulfite exporter TauE/SafE family protein: MLDYLLDFVIGLGIGVIAGLFGVGGGFLIVPTLVFLGVPVHVAVGTSLACIVLSSLSAGITHIRKGAVLYRVVLVKEVFSAPTAVLGAYMSSLLPEAYLKLIFAFLLLYLALQMWKGKEKTDYGMGGDQSGEVGETKTFRVAVVGVLAGLTSGLLGISGGVLNVPLFHTYIGIPMRYAVGTSSLALFFTALAGSIGHYRLGQLDVHTAFLLAPGLIVGARIGALLVHRAHPEHLRRAFAIILVIVALKMLL, from the coding sequence ATGCTGGATTACCTGCTCGACTTCGTCATCGGCCTCGGCATAGGCGTCATCGCCGGCCTCTTCGGCGTCGGCGGCGGCTTTCTGATAGTTCCGACGCTGGTATTCCTCGGCGTCCCGGTTCACGTCGCCGTCGGGACGAGTTTGGCGTGTATAGTCCTAAGCTCCCTTTCAGCGGGGATAACCCACATCAGGAAAGGGGCGGTTCTCTACCGCGTCGTCCTCGTGAAGGAGGTTTTTTCCGCCCCCACCGCGGTTCTCGGCGCCTACATGTCTTCTCTGCTTCCAGAGGCTTATCTAAAGCTGATTTTTGCTTTCCTTCTGCTCTACCTGGCGCTTCAAATGTGGAAAGGGAAGGAAAAAACGGATTACGGAATGGGAGGAGACCAATCAGGGGAAGTGGGCGAGACCAAAACCTTCAGGGTTGCAGTGGTAGGTGTCCTCGCGGGCCTCACCTCCGGCCTACTTGGAATCAGCGGTGGTGTGCTAAACGTTCCACTCTTCCACACCTACATCGGGATACCCATGCGCTACGCGGTGGGAACGTCAAGCCTCGCCCTGTTCTTCACGGCGCTGGCGGGCTCGATAGGCCATTACCGCCTCGGACAGCTTGACGTCCACACCGCCTTCCTCCTCGCCCCCGGCCTCATCGTGGGTGCAAGGATAGGGGCGCTCCTCGTCCATCGGGCTCATCCAGAGCACCTGCGGAGGGCCTTCGCCATCATCCTCGTGATAGTCGCGTTAAAGATGTTGCTGTAA
- the metG gene encoding methionine--tRNA ligase, producing the protein MVRYMVTSALPYANGPIHAGHLAGAYLPADIFVRYLRLRGEEVLFVCGTDEHGTPITFRALKEGRSAREIVDEFHEHIKTTFERAKISFDYFGRTELPVHYRISQEFFLRALENGHLVKKVSKQAYCEHDRMFLPDRYVVGTCPYCGAENQRGDQCEVCGHPLTPEELINPRCNICGNPITFRDSAHYYIRMKDFEDRLREWVEKQEHWKPNVRNTVLGWIKEGLEERAITRDLDWGIPVPLDDEDVKGKVLYVWFEAPIGYISITMEHLKREGRENDWKKFWLNLDGETKVIHFIGKDNVPFHAIFWPAFLMAYGKYRDGETEAEWLLPYDIPANEYLNLEGRKFSTSRNWAIWVHEFLDAFPADYLRYYLTAIMPETRDSDFSFADFKTKINEELVNNLGNFVHRALTFTNRYFDGVVPERGEMDDLDRQAFKEIERAFEETGELIGHYRFKDALKRVMELAIFGNRYFDRQRPWKTAKTDRARTATTVNVSIQIVKALGILLEPFLPDASERIWHLLNLEELKRWEFSEVPAGHRVRRATPMFRKVTDEDIIHFIVNHIARGNPASARLLLDKYYRKEDVIKVTLERFKNKEEALAILGSIYGEEVETEAEKPEKSKKASKKEKAKKNGGEKMEYVSFDEFAKLDLRVGKVIEVKDHPNADRLYLVKVDLGDEVRQLVAGLKKYYRPEELLNRYVVIVANLEPKKLRGVESQGMLLAADDGENVALLMPDKEVKLGSRIR; encoded by the coding sequence ATGGTCAGGTACATGGTGACCTCTGCGCTTCCTTACGCTAACGGACCGATTCACGCGGGACACCTGGCCGGAGCCTACCTGCCGGCGGACATCTTCGTGCGCTACCTCAGACTGAGGGGCGAGGAGGTCCTCTTCGTATGCGGAACGGACGAGCACGGCACGCCCATAACCTTCCGCGCGCTGAAGGAGGGGAGGAGCGCGAGGGAGATCGTCGACGAGTTCCACGAGCACATAAAGACGACCTTCGAGAGGGCCAAGATAAGCTTCGACTACTTCGGCAGGACCGAGCTACCGGTTCACTACAGGATCAGCCAGGAGTTCTTCCTGAGGGCCCTCGAGAACGGACACCTCGTGAAGAAGGTCAGCAAGCAGGCCTACTGCGAGCACGACAGGATGTTCCTTCCCGACAGGTACGTCGTCGGGACCTGCCCCTACTGCGGCGCCGAGAACCAGAGGGGGGACCAGTGCGAGGTCTGCGGGCACCCGTTAACGCCGGAGGAGCTGATAAACCCGCGCTGTAACATCTGTGGCAACCCGATAACCTTCAGGGACTCCGCCCACTACTACATCAGGATGAAGGACTTCGAGGACAGGCTGAGGGAATGGGTGGAGAAGCAGGAGCACTGGAAGCCCAACGTCAGGAACACGGTCCTCGGCTGGATAAAGGAGGGCCTCGAGGAGAGGGCCATAACGAGGGACCTCGACTGGGGCATTCCGGTTCCGCTGGACGACGAGGACGTGAAGGGCAAGGTCCTCTACGTCTGGTTTGAAGCGCCGATAGGCTACATCTCAATAACGATGGAGCACCTCAAGCGGGAGGGCAGGGAGAACGACTGGAAGAAGTTCTGGCTGAACCTCGACGGGGAGACGAAGGTCATCCACTTCATCGGCAAGGACAACGTGCCCTTCCACGCCATATTCTGGCCTGCCTTTCTGATGGCCTACGGGAAGTACAGGGATGGAGAAACCGAGGCCGAGTGGCTCCTGCCCTACGACATCCCGGCTAACGAGTACCTCAACCTTGAGGGCAGGAAGTTCTCCACGAGCAGGAACTGGGCGATATGGGTCCACGAGTTCCTCGACGCGTTCCCGGCGGATTACCTGAGGTACTACCTCACGGCGATAATGCCCGAAACGAGGGACAGCGACTTCAGCTTCGCCGACTTCAAGACCAAGATAAACGAGGAGCTGGTGAACAACCTCGGCAACTTCGTGCACCGCGCCCTGACCTTCACCAACCGCTACTTCGACGGCGTGGTTCCCGAGAGGGGGGAAATGGATGACCTCGACAGACAGGCCTTCAAGGAGATCGAGAGGGCCTTCGAGGAGACGGGGGAGCTGATAGGCCACTACCGGTTCAAGGATGCATTGAAGCGCGTCATGGAGTTAGCCATATTCGGCAACCGCTACTTCGACCGCCAGAGGCCGTGGAAGACCGCGAAGACCGACCGCGCGAGAACCGCCACAACGGTGAACGTGTCCATCCAGATAGTGAAAGCTTTGGGAATCCTCCTTGAGCCGTTCCTGCCCGACGCGAGCGAGAGGATATGGCACCTCCTCAACCTCGAGGAGTTGAAGAGGTGGGAGTTCAGCGAGGTCCCCGCGGGCCACAGGGTCAGGAGGGCAACGCCGATGTTCAGGAAGGTGACGGACGAGGATATAATCCACTTCATCGTGAACCACATAGCCCGCGGCAACCCTGCCAGCGCGAGACTGCTCCTCGACAAGTACTACCGGAAAGAAGACGTCATCAAGGTAACGCTCGAGCGCTTTAAGAACAAGGAAGAGGCCCTCGCGATCCTCGGGAGCATCTACGGGGAAGAAGTCGAAACCGAGGCCGAGAAACCCGAAAAATCGAAAAAGGCCTCGAAAAAGGAGAAAGCCAAGAAAAATGGGGGTGAGAAGATGGAATACGTAAGCTTCGATGAGTTCGCGAAGCTCGACCTTAGGGTGGGGAAGGTAATCGAGGTGAAGGACCACCCGAACGCCGACAGGCTCTACCTCGTGAAGGTGGACCTCGGGGACGAGGTCAGACAGCTGGTCGCCGGGCTGAAGAAGTACTACAGGCCCGAGGAGCTGCTCAACCGCTACGTCGTCATCGTGGCCAACCTCGAGCCCAAGAAGCTCCGCGGCGTTGAGAGCCAGGGGATGCTCCTGGCGGCGGACGACGGGGAGAACGTCGCCCTGCTGATGCCGGATAAAGAAGTGAAGCTGGGCTCGAGGATAAGGTGA
- a CDS encoding 2-hydroxyacid dehydrogenase, translating to MRPKVAILFKMKSKPVEELRKYADVDFILYPSVDELKERIGEFDGVIISPLNRFPREVIERAERLRVISCHSAGYDHVDVEAATEKGIYVTKVSGVLSEAVAEFAVGLTIALLRKIAYTDRLIRSGKWESHAMIWSGFKEIETVYGKKVGILGMGAIGKAIARRMKAMGTEILYWSRSRKPDIEKEVGAVYKPLEDVLRESDIVILALPATPETYHVINGERLKLLEGKYLVNIGRGTLVDEKAVTRAIEEGKLKGYATDVFEKEPVQEHELFSYEWETVLTPHHAGLSREAMEDMGFQAVRNLLVVLRGEIPETLVNREVVKVRPPEEVRML from the coding sequence ATGAGGCCGAAGGTGGCGATTCTGTTCAAGATGAAGAGCAAGCCCGTTGAGGAGCTCAGGAAGTACGCCGACGTCGATTTCATCCTTTATCCAAGCGTTGACGAGCTCAAGGAGCGAATCGGGGAGTTCGACGGCGTCATAATCTCGCCGCTGAACAGGTTCCCGCGCGAGGTGATCGAGAGAGCCGAAAGGCTTAGGGTCATAAGCTGTCATTCGGCTGGCTACGACCACGTGGACGTTGAGGCCGCGACGGAGAAGGGGATATACGTCACGAAGGTCTCGGGGGTTCTCAGCGAGGCCGTCGCCGAGTTCGCCGTGGGGCTAACGATAGCGCTCCTCAGGAAGATAGCCTACACGGACAGGCTGATACGCTCCGGGAAGTGGGAGAGCCACGCGATGATATGGAGCGGATTCAAGGAAATCGAAACGGTCTACGGCAAGAAGGTCGGCATCCTCGGCATGGGCGCCATCGGGAAGGCCATAGCGAGGAGAATGAAGGCGATGGGCACGGAGATCCTCTACTGGTCGCGCTCGAGGAAGCCCGACATCGAGAAGGAAGTTGGAGCCGTGTATAAACCCCTTGAGGACGTTCTCAGGGAGAGCGACATCGTCATCCTCGCCCTTCCAGCAACCCCCGAGACGTACCACGTAATCAACGGGGAGAGGCTTAAACTCCTCGAGGGGAAGTACCTCGTCAACATAGGCAGGGGGACGCTCGTCGACGAGAAAGCCGTAACCAGGGCCATCGAGGAAGGGAAGCTCAAGGGTTACGCGACGGACGTCTTCGAGAAGGAGCCGGTTCAGGAGCATGAGCTGTTCAGTTACGAGTGGGAGACGGTTCTAACGCCCCACCACGCGGGCCTTTCGAGGGAGGCCATGGAGGACATGGGCTTCCAGGCCGTGAGGAACCTCCTGGTGGTCCTCCGCGGTGAGATCCCGGAGACGCTCGTGAACCGCGAGGTGGTGAAGGTGCGCCCGCCTGAGGAGGTCAGGATGCTCTGA
- the proS gene encoding proline--tRNA ligase, producing the protein MGKVERKRWSEEFSEWYNELIETAGIQDKRYPVKGMNIWLPYGLKIMRNIEGFIHAEMERTGHDEVLFPALIPETEFQKEAEHIAGFEGEVFWVTHAGHEPLDVRLIMRPTSETAMYSMFSLWIRSHADLPFKIYQIVNVYRYETKHTRPLIRVREISRFFEAHTAHDSFEDAERQIKEDLEIFDRLANLLALPYIISRRPEWDKFPGAYYSLGAEVMMPDGRTLQIGTMHNYKQNFARAYNIQYETENGEHEFVHQTTFGMSERLLAAVIAIHGDDRGMVLPPTIAPIQVVIVPIPKKNAEADVFAYARELAEELRTAGLRVHVDERDIRPGRKYYDWELKGVPLRIEVGPRDVEGKNAVLARRDTLEKVTVERDKLVDEVRTTLDKIHENLYDRAREFLEGHIKRVETIEEAKEVFEDRRGIVEIPWCGEEKCGLEMEEILDAKMLGTPYPEGKAKAPVGKKCPVCGREAKFIARFARTY; encoded by the coding sequence ATGGGTAAAGTTGAGAGGAAGAGGTGGAGCGAGGAGTTCAGCGAGTGGTACAACGAGCTGATCGAGACCGCCGGAATACAGGACAAGCGCTATCCGGTCAAGGGCATGAACATCTGGCTCCCGTACGGCCTTAAAATCATGAGGAACATCGAGGGGTTCATCCACGCGGAGATGGAGAGAACAGGGCACGACGAGGTTCTCTTCCCCGCGCTCATCCCCGAGACCGAGTTCCAGAAGGAGGCCGAGCACATAGCCGGCTTCGAGGGCGAGGTCTTCTGGGTCACCCACGCGGGCCACGAGCCCCTCGACGTCAGGCTCATCATGAGGCCGACGAGCGAGACCGCCATGTACTCGATGTTCTCCCTCTGGATAAGGTCCCACGCCGACCTTCCCTTCAAGATATACCAGATAGTCAACGTCTACCGCTACGAGACCAAGCACACGAGGCCCCTCATCAGGGTCAGGGAGATAAGCCGCTTTTTCGAGGCCCACACGGCCCACGACAGCTTTGAGGACGCCGAGAGGCAGATAAAGGAGGACCTCGAGATATTCGACAGACTCGCGAATCTCCTGGCCCTGCCGTACATAATCTCGAGGAGGCCCGAGTGGGACAAGTTCCCCGGTGCTTACTACTCCCTCGGGGCGGAGGTAATGATGCCCGACGGCAGGACGCTTCAGATAGGCACGATGCACAATTATAAGCAGAACTTCGCAAGGGCCTACAACATCCAGTACGAGACGGAGAACGGGGAGCACGAGTTCGTGCACCAGACGACCTTCGGGATGAGCGAGCGCCTCCTCGCGGCGGTCATAGCGATACACGGCGACGACAGGGGAATGGTCCTGCCGCCCACGATAGCCCCGATACAGGTCGTCATCGTTCCGATACCCAAGAAGAACGCCGAGGCGGACGTCTTCGCCTACGCCCGCGAGCTCGCTGAAGAACTCAGGACCGCTGGGCTCAGGGTTCACGTGGACGAGCGCGACATAAGGCCCGGAAGGAAGTACTACGACTGGGAGCTCAAGGGCGTCCCGCTCCGCATCGAGGTAGGTCCGAGGGACGTTGAGGGGAAGAATGCGGTCCTCGCGAGGCGCGACACCCTCGAGAAGGTCACGGTTGAGCGCGATAAACTGGTTGATGAGGTCAGGACGACCCTGGATAAAATCCACGAGAACCTCTACGACCGTGCAAGGGAGTTCCTCGAGGGGCACATCAAGCGCGTTGAGACGATAGAGGAGGCGAAGGAGGTCTTCGAGGACAGGCGGGGAATAGTTGAGATACCCTGGTGCGGCGAGGAGAAGTGCGGTCTCGAGATGGAGGAGATCCTCGACGCCAAGATGCTCGGGACACCTTACCCGGAGGGGAAGGCTAAGGCCCCCGTGGGCAAAAAGTGCCCGGTCTGCGGCAGGGAAGCTAAGTTCATAGCGAGGTTCGCGAGGACGTACTGA
- a CDS encoding pyridoxal phosphate-dependent aminotransferase translates to MALSDRLELVNPSEIRKLFDLAQGIEGLISLGIGEPDFDTPEHIREYAKEALDRGMTHYGPNAGLPMLREAVAWKLKEQNGIEVDPKTQVMVTVGANQAFLMGLAAFLRDGEEVLIPSPMFVSYAPAVLLAGGKPVEVPTYEENDFRLSVEDLERHVTEKTRALIINTPNNPTGAVLKRKDLEEIADFAVEHDLMILSDEVYEHFVYDGVRNHSIASLDGTFERTITINGFSKTFAMTGWRLGFVAAPEWVIERMTRFQMYNATCPVTFAQYAAARALKDERSWRAVEEMRKEYDRRRNLVWKRLNEMGLPTVKPKGAFYIFPRVKETGLTDREFSELMLREARVAVVPGSAFGKAGEGYIRISYATAYEKLEEAMDRMEKVLREKKLV, encoded by the coding sequence ATGGCGCTGAGCGACAGGCTCGAACTCGTCAACCCTTCTGAGATTAGGAAGCTCTTTGACCTGGCCCAGGGGATCGAAGGATTAATCTCCCTCGGGATAGGTGAACCCGACTTCGACACCCCGGAGCATATCAGGGAGTACGCTAAGGAGGCCCTCGATAGGGGGATGACCCATTACGGCCCGAACGCGGGACTGCCGATGCTGAGGGAGGCGGTGGCGTGGAAATTGAAGGAGCAGAACGGCATCGAGGTTGACCCCAAAACGCAGGTCATGGTGACCGTCGGTGCCAACCAGGCTTTTCTGATGGGGCTCGCGGCCTTTCTCAGGGACGGTGAGGAGGTCCTCATACCCAGCCCGATGTTCGTCAGCTACGCCCCCGCCGTTCTCCTCGCCGGTGGAAAGCCCGTCGAGGTCCCCACCTACGAGGAGAACGACTTCAGGCTCTCCGTTGAGGACCTCGAGAGACACGTGACGGAGAAGACGAGGGCGCTCATAATAAACACCCCGAACAACCCGACGGGCGCTGTTCTCAAGAGGAAGGACCTCGAGGAGATAGCGGACTTCGCGGTGGAGCATGACCTCATGATCCTCAGCGACGAGGTCTACGAGCACTTCGTCTACGACGGCGTGAGGAACCACAGCATAGCCTCCCTCGACGGAACCTTCGAGAGGACGATAACCATCAACGGCTTCTCCAAGACCTTCGCCATGACCGGCTGGAGGCTCGGCTTCGTCGCGGCCCCAGAGTGGGTTATCGAGAGGATGACCCGCTTCCAGATGTACAACGCGACCTGTCCTGTCACGTTCGCCCAGTACGCCGCCGCCAGGGCCCTGAAAGACGAACGCAGCTGGAGGGCCGTCGAGGAGATGCGGAAGGAGTACGACCGGAGGAGGAACCTCGTCTGGAAGCGCCTGAACGAGATGGGCCTTCCAACGGTCAAGCCGAAGGGAGCCTTCTACATCTTCCCGCGCGTGAAGGAGACTGGCCTAACCGACAGGGAGTTCAGCGAACTGATGCTGCGCGAGGCGAGGGTCGCCGTCGTTCCGGGTTCGGCCTTCGGAAAGGCCGGGGAGGGCTACATCAGGATAAGCTACGCCACGGCCTACGAGAAGCTTGAGGAGGCCATGGACAGGATGGAGAAAGTTTTGAGGGAGAAGAAGCTCGTCTAA